A single window of Nicotiana sylvestris chromosome 5, ASM39365v2, whole genome shotgun sequence DNA harbors:
- the LOC104249678 gene encoding uncharacterized protein, producing the protein MASKFDMKGFYRQKKNKNGGITKPTNSKSPFAITTKRSITPKQAAAIGSEFTHSPALNVYGSPNLQDDYDGKEELLRQFDLNMAYGPCLGLSRLDRWERAKNLGLNPPRDVEPLLRSSKVRNESLWDGRV; encoded by the exons atggcATCGAAATTTGATATGAAGGGTTTCTATAGGCAAAAGAAGAATAAGAATGGCGGAATCACTAAGCCAACAAATTCAAAATCACCATTTGCTATTACTACGAAGAGATCTATAACACCAAAGCAAGCGGCTGCTATCGGCTCTGAATTTACCCACTCTCCAGCCCTAAATGTCTACGGCTCTCCCAATTTGCAAG ATGATTATGACGGGAAGGAGGAATTGTTAAGGCAATTTGACTTGAATATGGCTTATGGACCATGTCTTGGATTGAGCAGATTGGACAGATGGGAGCGTGCTAAGAATCTCGGTTTAAACCCTCCAAGAGATGTGGAGCCCCTCTTGAGATCTAGCAAGGTTCGGAATGAATCTCTGTGGGATGGACGCGTTTAA